Proteins encoded within one genomic window of Gemmatimonadaceae bacterium:
- a CDS encoding protein kinase, translating to MSASEAHWIGGKYEILRELGSGGFATVYLAKEAAGEVAAERLVAVKVLRDDSTTSDARVRFSQEVRVMANLRHPHIVPMFDTGVWNGRPYLVMPYVEGETLARRMRAGRLDVRVAARMASEMCDALDYAHSRHIVHRDVKPSNIMFDLAGNAWLADFGVARWTELTGDDRPTRSSMGPPGTAAYASPEQLAGGRHLDGRSDLYSLGVALFEALTGELPYGKATGPGSLLKRLEGNLPTVRSRRGDVASALSEAVEKCLHLDPAHRWATAADARDAFRAVSNTLGARSPRPWVTAPRIAAVASIGALVGIVLMARAARPRSEPSVAAAPTTRVAVTRFERRGASVAPNIEARIRDALYAWQGLDVVGGTVAGQLAIPDGGIQELGRRLRADLVVTGEVDSLHDGARVIARLWQVRPPRLVRYIEQPLIATSSAIDDSLPSRMVAQLLLAESARGAGITSYPTGLAYAAGIAALETLDVTTADSMFALALTHDPGLAGAALRLAQVRSWSDRPLPEWSFLLTRAQQFPKRLSRRDIAYLRPLLLQARSDVVRACPIWRHLADSLSGAYEAWLGYAWCLRSDRLVIGETSRPRFRASHHAALDAYRRALELVPANPALGNRSFELVRRFMLTSMNAIVEGRDASGRRYAGVPAMARDSLYLVAIPSETLRRGRSDILPRTHGQAVSWQRRMFDSLTASWVAAYPSSSDALLARSIAFEMQRDERMFESIRAARKAALSPSQQLVTGAAQVRMLIKRGVSDGTRLPYARALSDSLLERFAPIQSVDRAILASLALLRGRVSEADQWIRARTPRPLDRDTDLLIMYSALQEPADTITTLIRRLVEEHGRVDGGATGNWLVEGPGFAATLSFPTVVPEIVRNLSATGDYLLDAQLMVLRGDAAGALVALRDVLGYQTNVPTERSLDAVCAEARTIAAAGDAPGGWRWLSLALSALDDAPPGIFADAVTAGGFRVCLENAAALGARVGAGEQAAKYRAAAEELGRGPAALDR from the coding sequence ATGAGCGCATCCGAAGCGCATTGGATCGGGGGCAAGTACGAGATCCTGCGGGAGTTGGGCTCCGGCGGCTTCGCCACGGTCTACCTGGCCAAGGAGGCCGCCGGAGAGGTGGCCGCCGAGCGCCTGGTCGCCGTCAAGGTGCTTCGCGACGACAGCACCACGTCGGACGCGCGGGTGCGTTTCTCCCAGGAGGTTCGCGTCATGGCGAACCTCCGGCACCCGCACATCGTGCCGATGTTCGACACGGGAGTATGGAACGGGCGCCCATACCTCGTCATGCCGTACGTCGAGGGAGAAACGCTCGCCAGGCGCATGCGCGCCGGACGGCTCGACGTGCGCGTCGCCGCGCGCATGGCCAGCGAGATGTGCGACGCACTCGACTATGCGCACAGCCGACACATCGTCCATCGCGACGTCAAGCCAAGCAACATCATGTTCGACCTGGCCGGCAACGCGTGGTTGGCGGATTTTGGCGTGGCACGTTGGACAGAACTGACAGGAGACGATCGACCCACGCGCTCCAGCATGGGGCCGCCGGGCACCGCGGCCTACGCGAGCCCTGAGCAACTCGCCGGCGGGCGCCACCTCGATGGACGGAGCGATTTGTACAGCCTCGGGGTCGCGCTCTTCGAGGCGCTTACCGGTGAGCTGCCGTACGGCAAGGCGACCGGCCCGGGCTCACTGCTCAAGCGGCTCGAGGGGAACCTGCCGACGGTGCGCAGTCGCCGAGGCGATGTCGCGAGCGCGCTGAGCGAGGCCGTGGAGAAATGTCTCCATCTCGATCCTGCGCATCGGTGGGCCACGGCGGCAGACGCCCGCGACGCCTTTCGGGCCGTCAGCAATACCCTCGGTGCGCGGAGTCCGCGACCGTGGGTCACCGCGCCACGGATCGCGGCCGTGGCGAGCATTGGTGCGTTGGTGGGCATCGTCCTCATGGCGCGCGCAGCACGACCGCGTTCGGAGCCTTCGGTCGCTGCCGCGCCCACGACGCGTGTTGCGGTCACGCGCTTCGAACGTCGCGGCGCGAGTGTCGCTCCCAACATCGAAGCACGGATTCGCGATGCCCTGTACGCCTGGCAGGGGCTCGACGTCGTCGGCGGGACAGTGGCCGGTCAGCTCGCCATCCCGGATGGCGGCATCCAGGAACTGGGCCGACGACTTCGCGCGGATCTCGTCGTGACAGGGGAGGTCGACTCCCTGCATGACGGCGCCAGGGTCATCGCGCGCCTCTGGCAGGTTCGTCCGCCGCGACTGGTGCGCTATATCGAGCAGCCGCTCATCGCAACGTCCAGCGCCATCGATGACAGCCTTCCGTCCAGGATGGTCGCGCAACTCCTCCTCGCCGAGTCCGCGCGCGGCGCTGGCATCACGTCCTACCCCACCGGGCTCGCGTACGCCGCCGGCATTGCCGCGTTGGAGACGCTGGATGTCACCACCGCGGACTCCATGTTCGCGCTGGCCCTGACCCATGACCCGGGCCTCGCGGGCGCCGCGCTCAGGCTCGCCCAGGTACGATCGTGGTCCGACAGGCCATTGCCCGAGTGGTCATTCCTTCTCACGCGCGCGCAGCAGTTTCCGAAGCGGCTCAGTCGCCGAGACATAGCATATCTCAGGCCACTTCTGCTCCAGGCGCGCTCCGACGTCGTGCGCGCGTGTCCGATCTGGCGACACCTGGCCGACAGCCTGTCGGGCGCATACGAAGCGTGGTTGGGCTACGCATGGTGCCTGCGCAGCGACCGGCTGGTCATTGGCGAGACCAGCCGCCCGCGCTTTCGAGCGAGCCATCACGCCGCGCTGGATGCCTACCGACGGGCCCTCGAGCTGGTGCCCGCGAACCCGGCCCTCGGCAATCGGTCGTTCGAGTTGGTTCGCCGGTTCATGCTGACCTCCATGAACGCCATCGTCGAAGGTCGTGACGCCTCTGGGCGCCGCTACGCCGGCGTGCCGGCCATGGCGCGCGACTCGCTATACCTGGTGGCCATCCCGAGCGAAACGTTGCGACGCGGCCGTTCAGACATTCTTCCCCGGACGCACGGACAGGCCGTGTCATGGCAGCGGCGCATGTTCGACAGCCTGACGGCGTCGTGGGTCGCCGCGTATCCGTCGAGCAGCGATGCGCTCCTCGCCCGATCGATTGCCTTCGAGATGCAGCGCGACGAACGCATGTTCGAGAGCATCAGGGCAGCCCGCAAAGCCGCGTTGTCGCCCAGCCAGCAGCTGGTGACCGGTGCGGCTCAGGTGAGAATGCTCATCAAGCGTGGTGTCAGCGACGGCACGCGACTGCCTTACGCGCGTGCCCTGTCCGACTCCTTGCTCGAGCGCTTCGCGCCCATCCAGTCCGTCGATCGGGCGATTCTCGCGAGCCTGGCACTGCTGAGGGGCCGCGTATCGGAGGCGGATCAGTGGATTCGCGCGCGCACCCCGCGACCGCTCGATCGCGATACGGACTTGTTGATCATGTACTCGGCACTGCAGGAGCCCGCGGACACCATCACGACGCTGATCCGTCGCCTGGTCGAGGAGCACGGTCGGGTGGATGGGGGAGCGACGGGCAACTGGCTCGTCGAGGGTCCGGGCTTTGCGGCTACCCTTTCGTTTCCCACGGTCGTGCCAGAGATCGTGCGCAACCTCAGCGCAACCGGAGATTACCTGCTCGATGCGCAGCTGATGGTTCTGCGCGGCGACGCGGCCGGCGCACTCGTTGCACTGCGTGACGTGCTCGGATACCAGACAAACGTACCGACGGAGCGAAGCCTGGACGCGGTGTGTGCGGAAGCGCGTACCATCGCCGCGGCCGGCGATGCTCCTGGCGGGTGGCGGTGGCTCTCACTGGCGCTCAGCGCACTCGACGATGCGCCGCCCGGGATCTTTGCCGACGCCGTGACCGCGGGTGGATTTCGCGTGTGCCTCGAGAACGCGGCGGCCCTCGGCGCACGCGTCGGCGCCGGGGAACAGGCGGCGAAGTATCGAGCGGCGGCCGAGGAACTCGGGCGGGGTCCCGCAGCGCTCGATCGCTAG